Genomic segment of Rhodococcus sp. W8901:
ACCGGTCACGGTCCGCGACGCCGTCGGCCGCGATCCGGGACGGTTGAAGATCGCCCTGTCGCTGCGGATCCCGTTCACCGCCACGCCCACCGCACTGCACCCCGAGATCCGGGCCGCGGTCGGCCGCACCGCGCACGCGCTGCGCCGACTCGGACACGACGTGACCGTCGACGACCCGGAGTACGGAATCCTGTTGGGCCTCAACTTCCTTCCCCGGTCGCTCGCCGGTGTGGACGCGTGGCTGGGGCAGCTCCCGGATCCGTCGTTGGTCGACCCACGCACCCGTGCCAACGCCCGCACCGGACGTCTGCTGTCCGGCCTGCCGCTGCGCGCGGCCCGAGCCGCCGAACCCCGGATGCGACGTCGGGTCGGGGAGATCTTCGACGACTACGACGTGATCCTCGCCCCCACCACCGCCACTCCCCCGCCGCGGGTGGAGGGGTTGGACGCGATCGGCGGCGTCGAGACCGACAAGGTGATCACCGCGGCGTGCCCGTACACGTGGCCGTGGAACATCCTGGGCTGGCCGAGCGTCAACGTCCCCGCCGGCCTCACCGCCGACGGGCTCCCGATCGGCGTCCAGTTGATGGGCCACGACAACACCGAACCGATGCTGGTTTCGCTTGCGGCGCAACTCGAGTCGGTCCAGCGTTGGCAGGACCACCGCCCGACCCGGTGGTGGTGACCGGTGGGCTCGACGGAGGTGCGTGACCGAATTCTCGCGGCGGCGCTGCGCATCGTCGGCACCGACGGCGTGCCCGCCGTCACGAACCGGCGGATCGCCGCCGAGGCCGGGGTCTCGCTCGGCTCGATCACCTACCACTTCCCCACGCAGTCCGACCTGCTGCGGGCCGCGCTGACAGGGTTCGTGGCCGAGGAGACCACTCGACTTCGCCACCTCGCCGAAACCTACCGCGACAAGGGGCTGAGCCTCGAGGACGCCGCGGCGCTCACCGAGCAGGTCGCGCGGGATCTGGACTTCTCGGCCGAGCGAATCGCCCCGTTCGAG
This window contains:
- a CDS encoding TetR/AcrR family transcriptional regulator codes for the protein MGSTEVRDRILAAALRIVGTDGVPAVTNRRIAAEAGVSLGSITYHFPTQSDLLRAALTGFVAEETTRLRHLAETYRDKGLSLEDAAALTEQVARDLDFSAERIAPFEIYIQAGRDPELREASAECFAAYDELTATILTALGVPQPESLAPTLVATIAGLQLRRLATGDAGQDISTAILQLVRGAYLPAP